The genomic stretch TGTCATAGTGGAAGAAGCAGACATAGAAGGGTCTTTGGGAATATATTGCATATAGCCGAACTGCCGCATGACGCCTTCAAGAAGATGAGGATACATCAGACGTGAACCAAAATCCAACCATCTAAAGTAGAAGGAAATATCCTCTAAGGGTCGCGTCTCACGGTGAACGACGTCAGAATGGAAGTGTATGTCATATGTTACCAAGTGGTCAAGATACACCCGGTATGGCTCAGTCGCCTGATTCCCTCTGAGCGGTAGCAAGAGCCTTCAATGGTTTACTATTTTCCCTCTGACCGATGCATGTTGTGCAATCCTGCCATGTCTCAGTCGGTATTTCCTATAAGCCATAATGCTTGTAAGTAAACCACAATATCGTTACACTTATACATATGAAACACAGTGAGTGAGTTCAAGcataaattaaaaataaaaagcATTGAAAAActctggagatgcatctccggttTTAGGGAATCAAAATGTTAGAAAATTTTGGAGATATATCTCCGGAATTTTCTTCAACTCACATCAACGTCAATGACAAAAATGCAGTCCCCCAAAATAGAAAAAATAGTGCATTGATCAATAAAACTATCTATCAAACACGTTTTTTATTTACATAACATGTATAAACTACTTATTTCATTACTTAATCATcaatttttataattttatacAGAATCTCAAAAAAGTttagaaaaaagaaaaaatttaCAAGCTTTGAAGTTGGTTGAAtgattttgagagaatgtgaACTCTTTCATGGATTTGATGTTGATGGAAGAAATTTTAAAGTTGATCGAATGATTTTAAGAGAATGTAAGGTTAGAGAATTTGAAAATCGTAAGAATATTCTTTTTAAAGGTGAGAAAGAAGGAAGGATTCTAATGCGTTTTTGAACAAACAACGTCCGAAAATACATATTGCTTAATTTTCAAGTAAATGCATTTCCGTAATTATTTTTTACATAGCTTTAAGACCTTATTTAAAACATTATTATATTTTCACAACATTAACTATTTCCCTTAAAAAAATCTTTAAAAACCTCAATCAAATCTTGATTGAAATCAAGTTCCACTTGATACTAATGCAAAATCACATTGAACAAAATGCATCAGCCATGTATCTGTGCAGCAGCCCCAAATCCAACTGCTACTCTTCCACTACACTCAAACATCAATGTTTCCTTTTCACCTACAAACACCTCTTTCAACCTTCCAAAACCATCACAATCCAAACGCATGACAAAGATTAGGAACCAACCCATGTTAAATTCGCACGCCCAACCACACCATAGGTGGTCTCTAAACGGCATGACAGCTCTTGTCACCGGTGGAACTCGCGGAATTGGGTACAAAGTTTTCAACTTTAATCCGCGTCCTTTCTTCTATCTTTGACCCTTTTCTCTTTTCTATTAACTCGTGATTTTGTATTGTGTAATGTATGAAAAGGCATGCCATTGTCGAGGAATTGACGGGTTTTGGTGCCAAAGTTCATACCTGTGCCAGAAATGAAAATGATCTCAATAAGTGTCTCAAGGATTGGAATCAtttgggttttgatgttactGGCTCAATTTGTGATGTGTCTGTTCCACAACAGAGGGAGATGCTCATGGAGGATGTTTCCTCTGTCTTCCATGGGAAACTCAACATCCTAGTAAGCTCTTTTTTTTTCACTCTCTTATGCTCATAATCAGAATTCTGATGTGATTTTTGTTTAGTTTTTTGTTTCCGGCTATCAATGGTCAAGACATGCATTTTTAGAGTACATTGTAATTTTGGTCTCTAAATGTACGAGAGAGTGTCACTATAGTCTTCTGAATGTATTGTAATGGTTTTCTCACATCGACATTGGACAATATATGGTTTGAAACATGTGCTAACAAGGGGGGCAATCCTCATCCTACAAGCCGGTTTGTAGGACTGAATTATGACCAATCACATTTTTTAATTTGGTATCAAGAGTCAGGTTTTAAGATCCGGCAGACCACCTGTTATCAGGTTTCCGCTGTTGGGCCACCTGCCGTTAATTTTTATGGGCAATCTTCACCCTACAAGCCGGTTTTGAAGGGCTGAATTAGGCTCAACCACATTTCTTAACTTGGTATCAAGAGCTAGGTTTTAAGATCCGGTAGACCACCTGCTATCAGATTTCCGCTATCGGGCCACCCATATTAATTTCTCAGAGCAATCCCCATCCTACAAGCCGATTTTGTTGAGTTACGCCAAATCACATTAACAGTAATAACCAAAAGCATCCATGTATAGTCAATATAGTTTTGCCATGTGGAATGATGGAAAATGGGGGTTGTTTAGAGCGTTGAAGCTGCATTGCTATTCATTTTGGATAGTGAGTGTGCAAGTGCATGTAAATCTTATTAATTTGTTATGTAGATAAACAATGTAGGGACAAACATTCGGAAACCAATGACAGACTTCACAGCTGCGGAGTTTTCAAGTCTCATTGATACCAATTTAGGATCCACCTTTCATATCTGCCAACTTGCATATCCACTTCTAAAAGCGTCGGGAGTGGGTAGTGTTGTTTTTATCTCTTCAGTTTCTGGTTTTGTCTCACTGAAGTCAATGTCTGTTCAAGGAGCAACAAAAGGTAATAAACATATACTACAATATTCAGTAAGGTGATGCTGATGAGTTAATCAAATTGTTAAGATTGTTTGCTTTTATGATTTGTAGGGGCAATTAATCAACTTACAAAAAGTCTAGCTTGTGAGTGGGCAAAAGACAACATAAGGAGTAATGCAGTTGCACCTTGGTACATCAGAACTTCGATGGTAGAGCAAGtaattttcttcttcttcttctataTCATGTGATCATTAGAAGAATTAGCAACATGTTCCGTGATACTTA from Lathyrus oleraceus cultivar Zhongwan6 chromosome 7, CAAS_Psat_ZW6_1.0, whole genome shotgun sequence encodes the following:
- the LOC127106217 gene encoding tropinone reductase homolog At2g29260, chloroplastic, with product MHQPCICAAAPNPTATLPLHSNINVSFSPTNTSFNLPKPSQSKRMTKIRNQPMLNSHAQPHHRWSLNGMTALVTGGTRGIGHAIVEELTGFGAKVHTCARNENDLNKCLKDWNHLGFDVTGSICDVSVPQQREMLMEDVSSVFHGKLNILINNVGTNIRKPMTDFTAAEFSSLIDTNLGSTFHICQLAYPLLKASGVGSVVFISSVSGFVSLKSMSVQGATKGAINQLTKSLACEWAKDNIRSNAVAPWYIRTSMVEQVLSNKDYLEEVYSRTPLERLGDPAEVSSVVAFLCLPASSYITGQIICVDGGMSINGFSPTQI